The Pseudomonas parafulva genome includes a window with the following:
- the metX gene encoding homoserine O-succinyltransferase MetX — MSTVFPEDSVGLVVPQTARFDEPLALACGRSLSSYELVYETYGTLNASASNAVLICHALSGHHHAAGYHAATDRKPGWWDSCIGPGKPIDTNRFFVVSLNNLGGCNGSTGPSSINPATGKAYGADFPILTVEDWVHSQVRLAERLGIAQWAAVVGGSLGGMQALQWTISYPERVRHCIDIASAPKLSAQNIAFNEVARQAILTDPEFHGGSFQDQGVIPKRGLMLARMVGHITYLSDDSMGEKFGRELKSDKLNYDFHSVEFQVESYLRYQGEEFSGRFDANTYLLMTKALDYFDPAAAHNGDLAATLAHVKANYCIMSFTTDWRFSPARSREIVDALMAARKNVCYLEIDSPYGHDAFLIPTPRYMQGFSNYMNRITL, encoded by the coding sequence ATGTCCACTGTCTTTCCAGAAGATTCCGTCGGTCTGGTCGTACCCCAGACCGCCCGGTTCGACGAGCCGCTGGCTCTGGCCTGCGGCCGTTCGCTGAGCAGCTACGAGCTGGTCTACGAAACCTATGGCACGCTGAACGCCAGCGCGAGCAATGCAGTACTGATCTGCCATGCCCTGTCTGGGCACCACCATGCCGCGGGCTACCACGCTGCCACTGACCGCAAGCCGGGTTGGTGGGACAGCTGCATCGGCCCAGGCAAGCCCATCGACACCAACCGCTTCTTCGTGGTCAGCCTGAACAACCTGGGCGGCTGCAATGGCAGCACCGGGCCAAGCAGCATCAACCCGGCCACTGGCAAGGCCTATGGCGCCGACTTCCCAATCCTGACCGTCGAAGACTGGGTTCACAGCCAGGTCCGCCTGGCAGAGCGCCTGGGCATCGCGCAGTGGGCCGCCGTGGTGGGTGGCAGCCTGGGCGGCATGCAAGCGCTGCAATGGACCATCAGCTATCCCGAGCGCGTGCGCCACTGTATCGATATCGCCTCGGCGCCCAAGCTGTCCGCGCAGAACATCGCGTTCAACGAGGTGGCGCGCCAGGCCATTCTCACCGACCCCGAGTTCCATGGCGGCTCGTTCCAGGATCAGGGCGTGATTCCCAAGCGGGGCTTGATGCTGGCACGCATGGTCGGGCATATCACCTACCTGTCGGATGACTCGATGGGTGAGAAATTCGGCCGCGAGCTCAAGAGTGACAAGCTCAACTACGACTTCCACAGTGTGGAGTTCCAGGTCGAAAGCTACCTGCGCTACCAGGGCGAAGAATTCTCCGGGCGCTTCGATGCCAACACGTACCTGCTGATGACCAAGGCACTGGACTACTTCGACCCGGCGGCGGCGCACAATGGCGATCTGGCCGCGACCCTGGCCCATGTCAAGGCCAACTACTGCATCATGTCGTTCACTACCGACTGGCGCTTCTCGCCGGCCCGCTCGCGGGAAATCGTCGATGCTCTGATGGCGGCGCGCAAGAACGTCTGCTACCTGGAAATCGACTCGCCCTACGGCCACGATGCCTTCCTGATTCCCACGCCTCGCTACATGCAGGGTTTCTCGAACTACATGAACCGCATTACCCTCTGA
- the metW gene encoding methionine biosynthesis protein MetW, producing MRADLEIIHDWIPAGSRVLDLGCGTGELLASLRDRKQVTGYGLEIDGDNIAACVAKGVNVIEQDLDKGLGNFASDSFDVVIMTQALQAVEYPDRILDEMLRVGRQCIITFPNFGHWRCRWYLATKGRMPVSDFMPYTWYNTPNIHFCTFADFEELVHERKAKVLDRLAVDHMHRNGLGGRLWPNLLGEIGIYRVSSPGPQAHQLAV from the coding sequence ATGAGAGCCGATCTGGAAATCATCCACGACTGGATTCCCGCCGGCAGCCGGGTACTGGACCTGGGCTGTGGTACCGGCGAGCTGCTGGCTTCGCTGCGCGACCGCAAGCAGGTCACCGGCTACGGCCTCGAAATCGACGGGGACAATATCGCCGCCTGCGTGGCCAAGGGCGTGAACGTCATCGAGCAGGACCTGGACAAAGGCCTGGGCAATTTCGCCAGCGACAGTTTCGATGTGGTGATCATGACCCAGGCCTTGCAGGCGGTGGAGTACCCCGACCGCATCCTGGACGAAATGCTGCGCGTCGGTCGCCAGTGCATCATCACCTTCCCCAACTTCGGTCACTGGCGCTGCCGGTGGTACCTGGCGACCAAAGGCCGCATGCCCGTCTCGGACTTCATGCCGTACACCTGGTACAACACCCCTAACATCCACTTCTGCACCTTCGCCGACTTCGAAGAGCTGGTCCACGAGCGCAAGGCCAAGGTGCTGGACCGGCTGGCGGTGGATCATATGCACCGCAACGGTCTGGGCGGCCGGCTGTGGCCTAACCTTCTGGGCGAAATCGGTATCTACCGCGTCAGCAGCCCCGGCCCGCAGGCACATCAACTCGCGGTCTGA
- a CDS encoding DUF4426 domain-containing protein, whose amino-acid sequence MRRLALLLISLCLAMPALAADTARAARKEVFGDITVHYGAFTSSMLTPQVAAATGLVRSRHQGVLSLTVLRAGKPITAVVSGAVKDLTGRKQPLAFKQVTDHGTASYVAQFKIEHPETVVFELGVQAGGVSHSFSFNQDVFPGE is encoded by the coding sequence ATGCGTCGCCTTGCCCTGCTTTTGATCAGCCTGTGTCTGGCAATGCCAGCACTGGCAGCCGATACTGCACGCGCTGCTCGCAAAGAGGTATTTGGCGATATCACGGTGCACTACGGCGCGTTTACCTCAAGCATGCTCACCCCGCAGGTCGCAGCGGCCACAGGCCTGGTCCGCAGCCGTCACCAGGGCGTGCTCAGCCTCACCGTACTCAGAGCCGGCAAACCCATCACGGCCGTGGTCAGCGGCGCGGTCAAGGACCTGACCGGGCGCAAGCAGCCCCTGGCCTTCAAGCAGGTCACCGACCACGGCACCGCGTCTTACGTCGCCCAATTCAAGATCGAACACCCTGAGACCGTCGTCTTCGAGCTAGGTGTCCAAGCCGGTGGTGTCAGTCACTCCTTCAGCTTCAACCAGGACGTTTTCCCAGGCGAATGA
- the rdgB gene encoding RdgB/HAM1 family non-canonical purine NTP pyrophosphatase, translating into MMNFQQLVLASHNAGKLKELQAMLGQSVQLRSIGEFSQVEPEETGLSFVENAILKARNAARISGLPALADDSGLAVDYLGGAPGIYSARYADGQGDAANNAKLLDALKHVPEAERGAQFVCVLALVRHADDPLPILCEGLWHGRILLKASGEHGFGYDPLFWVPERDCSSADLTPADKNQISHRARAMALLRQRLGLA; encoded by the coding sequence ATGATGAATTTCCAGCAACTCGTATTGGCCAGCCATAACGCCGGCAAACTCAAGGAACTGCAGGCGATGCTCGGTCAATCCGTGCAATTGCGATCGATTGGCGAATTCAGCCAGGTCGAGCCGGAAGAAACCGGCCTCTCGTTCGTTGAGAACGCCATCTTGAAAGCCCGCAATGCCGCGCGCATTTCCGGGCTGCCCGCCTTGGCGGACGATTCCGGTCTGGCCGTGGATTACCTGGGAGGTGCACCTGGCATCTACTCAGCGCGTTATGCCGACGGCCAAGGCGATGCCGCCAACAACGCCAAGTTGCTCGACGCACTGAAGCACGTACCCGAGGCCGAGCGCGGTGCGCAGTTCGTCTGTGTATTGGCGCTGGTACGGCACGCCGATGATCCGTTGCCAATCCTGTGCGAAGGCCTGTGGCATGGTCGCATCCTGCTCAAGGCAAGCGGCGAACACGGGTTTGGCTACGACCCACTGTTCTGGGTGCCAGAACGTGATTGCTCAAGCGCCGACCTGACCCCGGCTGACAAGAATCAGATCAGCCACCGTGCCCGCGCCATGGCACTGCTGCGTCAACGTCTGGGCCTGGCATGA
- a CDS encoding DUF3392 domain-containing protein: MDLVLDLLATISRWSRSNLSEISLALVGCLLVLFGTDIKAWAEQRLGGLTGALRVPLMALLVMIGSGAALIYATPWVLKGLSQFNNYALAPVLLVVLALIGVVADRRG; the protein is encoded by the coding sequence ATGGATCTGGTACTCGACCTGCTCGCGACGATTTCCCGCTGGAGCCGCAGCAACTTGTCGGAGATTTCTCTGGCGTTGGTAGGCTGTCTGCTGGTGCTGTTCGGGACGGACATCAAGGCCTGGGCCGAGCAGCGCCTGGGCGGGCTGACAGGGGCCCTGCGGGTGCCGCTGATGGCATTGCTGGTGATGATCGGCAGCGGCGCGGCCTTGATCTACGCCACACCCTGGGTTTTGAAGGGGCTGAGCCAGTTCAACAACTACGCGTTGGCGCCTGTGCTGCTGGTGGTCCTGGCGCTGATCGGCGTGGTGGCGGACCGTCGCGGCTGA
- the trmB gene encoding tRNA (guanosine(46)-N7)-methyltransferase TrmB: MTDSQDLPNAADGDARPKRRIKSFVMRAGRMTEGQQRGLDQGGPLYILPLADSPVDYDQVFGRSAPRTLEIGFGMGHSLLEMAAAAPEQDFIGVEVHRPGVGALLNGVLTQGLTNLRVYDCDAIEVLNRCVADDSLDRLMLFFPDPWHKARHHKRRIVQLAFAELVRRKLKPGGVFHMATDWEPYAEYMLEVMNAAPGYRNQAADGTYVPRPTERPITKFERRGERLGHGVWDLKFEKTA; this comes from the coding sequence ATGACTGATTCGCAAGATCTGCCGAACGCCGCCGACGGCGACGCCCGCCCAAAACGCCGCATCAAGAGCTTCGTGATGCGTGCCGGGCGCATGACCGAAGGCCAGCAGCGCGGCCTGGACCAGGGTGGGCCGCTGTACATCCTGCCGCTGGCGGACAGCCCGGTCGACTACGACCAGGTCTTCGGCCGCTCGGCACCGCGCACGCTGGAAATCGGCTTCGGCATGGGTCATTCCCTTCTGGAAATGGCCGCCGCTGCGCCTGAGCAGGACTTCATCGGTGTCGAGGTCCATCGCCCAGGCGTAGGGGCGCTGCTCAATGGCGTGCTCACCCAAGGGCTGACCAACTTGCGGGTATACGATTGCGATGCCATCGAGGTATTGAACCGTTGCGTGGCCGACGACAGCCTTGACCGCCTGATGCTGTTCTTCCCTGACCCTTGGCACAAGGCGCGCCACCACAAGCGCCGCATTGTCCAGCTGGCGTTCGCCGAGTTGGTACGGCGCAAGCTCAAGCCCGGCGGCGTGTTTCACATGGCCACGGATTGGGAACCCTATGCCGAGTACATGCTGGAAGTGATGAATGCAGCCCCTGGCTATCGCAATCAAGCAGCGGACGGTACCTACGTGCCGCGCCCGACCGAGCGGCCGATCACCAAGTTCGAACGCCGCGGCGAGCGCTTGGGCCATGGTGTCTGGGACCTGAAATTCGAAAAGACCGCGTGA
- a CDS encoding thiazole synthase has product MSNVRSDKPFTLAGRTFQSRLLVGTGKYRDMEQTRQAIEASGAEIVTVAVRRTNIGQNPGEPNLLDVLPPDRYTILPNTAGCYDAVEAVRTCRLARELLDGHNLVKLEVLADQKTLFPNVIETLKAAEVLVKDGFDVMVYTSDDPIIARQLAEAGCIAVMPLAGLIGTGLGICNPYNLQIILEESKVPVLVDAGVGTASDATIAMEMGCEAVLMNSAIAHAQQPVLMAEAMKHAIVAGRMAYLAGRMPKKLYASASSPLDGLIK; this is encoded by the coding sequence ATGAGCAACGTTCGCAGCGACAAGCCCTTCACCCTGGCCGGGCGTACCTTCCAGTCGCGCCTGCTGGTAGGCACCGGCAAGTACCGTGACATGGAGCAAACCCGCCAGGCCATCGAGGCCTCGGGTGCCGAGATCGTGACTGTCGCGGTGCGCCGCACGAACATTGGTCAGAACCCGGGCGAGCCGAACCTGCTGGACGTACTGCCACCGGACCGCTACACCATTCTGCCCAATACTGCCGGCTGCTATGACGCCGTCGAAGCGGTGCGTACCTGCCGCCTGGCCCGGGAGCTGCTCGATGGGCATAACCTGGTCAAGCTGGAAGTGCTGGCCGACCAGAAAACCCTGTTCCCCAACGTAATCGAAACCCTCAAGGCCGCCGAGGTGCTCGTCAAGGATGGCTTCGACGTGATGGTCTACACCAGCGACGACCCGATCATCGCCCGCCAACTGGCCGAAGCCGGCTGTATCGCCGTCATGCCCCTGGCTGGCCTGATCGGTACAGGGCTTGGCATCTGCAACCCCTACAACCTGCAGATCATCCTCGAAGAATCCAAAGTACCGGTGCTGGTGGATGCTGGCGTAGGCACTGCCTCCGACGCCACCATCGCCATGGAAATGGGCTGCGAGGCGGTGCTGATGAACTCGGCCATCGCCCATGCCCAGCAACCGGTATTGATGGCCGAGGCCATGAAGCACGCCATCGTGGCGGGTCGCATGGCGTACCTGGCCGGTCGCATGCCCAAGAAACTCTATGCCAGCGCCTCTTCGCCGCTGGATGGTCTGATCAAGTAA
- the thiS gene encoding sulfur carrier protein ThiS yields MRIQLNGEPYELPAGESVAGLLARLELAGRRVAVELNQDIVPRSQHVTTALSDGDQVEVVHAIGGG; encoded by the coding sequence ATGCGTATCCAACTGAACGGTGAACCCTACGAATTGCCTGCTGGCGAAAGCGTCGCCGGGCTACTGGCACGCCTTGAGCTGGCTGGCCGCCGCGTGGCGGTAGAGCTGAATCAGGACATCGTGCCGCGCAGTCAGCATGTCACCACCGCGCTGAGCGATGGCGACCAGGTCGAAGTGGTGCACGCGATTGGCGGCGGCTGA
- a CDS encoding DUF423 domain-containing protein, whose protein sequence is MLRSFLMLAAFFGFTGVALGAFAAHGLKNRLSADYLAIFHTGVTYQLVHALALFGVALLAVHLPGRLVGWAGYLFVLGIVLFSGSLYLLTLTGISKLGMITPIGGLCFLAGWLCLGLAAWRLG, encoded by the coding sequence ATGCTTCGCAGCTTCCTGATGCTTGCCGCTTTTTTCGGCTTTACCGGCGTGGCCCTGGGCGCCTTTGCAGCCCACGGCCTGAAAAATCGACTCAGCGCTGACTACCTGGCTATCTTCCACACCGGTGTCACCTACCAACTGGTTCACGCGCTGGCGCTGTTTGGCGTGGCATTGCTGGCGGTCCATCTGCCTGGTCGGCTGGTGGGTTGGGCGGGTTATCTGTTCGTGCTGGGTATCGTGCTGTTCTCCGGCAGCCTGTATCTGCTGACGCTGACCGGCATCAGCAAGCTGGGCATGATCACGCCCATCGGTGGCCTGTGCTTCCTGGCAGGGTGGCTTTGCCTTGGGCTCGCCGCGTGGCGACTGGGCTGA
- the mtgA gene encoding monofunctional biosynthetic peptidoglycan transglycosylase: protein MLRNLLRRLLRALLWFAAVSIVLVLVFRWVPPPGTALMLERKVQSWVSGEPIDLQREWVGWDHISDDLKVAVIAGEDQKFASHWGFDIPAIQAALAFNERGGSVRGASTLTQQVAKNLFLWPGRSWLRKGLEAWFTGLIELFWTKQRILEVYLNSAEWGQGVFGAQAAARHHFGVEASRLSRQQAAQLAAVLPSPLKWNAGKPSTYVASRAGWIRRQMSQLGGPSYLMQLDTSRRP, encoded by the coding sequence ATGCTGCGAAACCTTCTCCGACGTCTTCTGCGCGCCCTGCTCTGGTTTGCTGCCGTCAGTATCGTGCTGGTTTTGGTGTTTCGCTGGGTGCCCCCGCCCGGTACGGCGTTGATGCTCGAGCGCAAGGTGCAATCGTGGGTGAGCGGCGAACCGATTGATCTGCAGCGCGAATGGGTGGGTTGGGACCATATCTCCGATGACCTCAAGGTGGCGGTCATCGCTGGCGAAGACCAGAAGTTCGCCAGCCATTGGGGGTTCGACATACCCGCCATCCAGGCAGCCCTGGCTTTCAACGAGCGTGGCGGTAGCGTGCGCGGGGCCAGCACCCTGACCCAACAGGTGGCCAAGAATCTGTTCCTGTGGCCGGGGCGCAGCTGGCTGCGCAAGGGGCTGGAAGCATGGTTCACCGGCTTGATCGAGCTGTTCTGGACCAAGCAGCGCATTCTTGAGGTCTACCTGAACAGTGCCGAGTGGGGCCAGGGTGTGTTCGGCGCCCAGGCAGCCGCTCGCCATCACTTTGGTGTGGAGGCCAGTCGACTCAGCCGGCAACAAGCCGCGCAACTGGCCGCGGTGCTGCCCAGCCCTCTCAAGTGGAATGCTGGGAAGCCAAGCACCTACGTGGCCAGCCGTGCTGGCTGGATTCGCCGCCAGATGAGCCAGCTGGGTGGGCCAAGCTACTTGATGCAATTGGACACATCACGCAGGCCCTGA
- the rpoH gene encoding RNA polymerase sigma factor RpoH, whose amino-acid sequence MTTSLQPAYALVPGANLESYVHTVNSIPLLTVEQERDLAERLYYEQDLEAARQMVMAHLRFVVHIARSYAGYGLAQADLIQEGNVGLMKAVKRFNPEMGVRLVSFAVHWIKAEIHEFILRNWRIVKVATTKAQRKLFFNLRSQKKRLAWLNNDEVHRVAESLGVEPREVREMESRLSGHDMAFDPAAEADDDSAFQSPAHYLEDHRYDPAVQLEDADWSDNSTSNLHEALQGLDDRSRDILYQRWLAEEKATLHELAEKYSVSAERIRQLEKNAMNKVKALIAA is encoded by the coding sequence ATGACCACATCGTTGCAACCTGCGTATGCCCTGGTCCCCGGTGCAAACCTGGAGTCCTACGTGCATACGGTCAACAGCATCCCGCTGCTGACTGTCGAGCAGGAGCGTGATCTGGCTGAGCGTCTCTATTACGAGCAGGACCTCGAAGCTGCTCGGCAGATGGTAATGGCCCACCTGCGGTTCGTCGTGCATATCGCCCGTAGCTATGCCGGTTATGGGCTGGCCCAGGCCGACCTGATCCAGGAAGGCAACGTTGGCCTGATGAAGGCCGTCAAGCGCTTCAACCCTGAAATGGGCGTGCGCCTGGTGTCGTTCGCCGTGCACTGGATCAAGGCCGAGATTCACGAGTTCATCCTGCGCAACTGGCGTATCGTCAAGGTGGCGACCACCAAGGCCCAGCGCAAGCTGTTCTTCAACCTGCGCAGCCAGAAAAAGCGTCTGGCCTGGTTGAATAACGACGAAGTGCACCGGGTTGCCGAAAGCCTGGGGGTCGAGCCTCGTGAAGTCCGCGAGATGGAAAGCCGTCTGAGCGGTCACGACATGGCGTTCGATCCGGCAGCCGAAGCCGATGACGACAGTGCCTTCCAGTCGCCTGCGCATTACCTGGAAGACCACCGTTACGACCCGGCAGTACAGCTTGAAGATGCAGACTGGAGCGACAACTCCACCAGCAACCTTCATGAGGCCTTGCAGGGTCTGGATGACCGTAGCCGGGATATTCTGTACCAGCGCTGGTTGGCCGAAGAGAAAGCTACCCTGCATGAGCTGGCCGAGAAATACAGCGTGTCGGCCGAGCGTATTCGCCAGTTGGAGAAGAACGCGATGAACAAGGTCAAGGCCTTGATCGCAGCCTGA